The Zootoca vivipara chromosome 16, rZooViv1.1, whole genome shotgun sequence genome has a segment encoding these proteins:
- the POPDC2 gene encoding popeye domain-containing protein 2 isoform X1, whose amino-acid sequence MSSNSTLLDRIVFYPILCEGWKHSMEGPMYHLAGFFLLLGFMGGSGTVGSIFIFALLAIGFFCDVLWGWLDACGLDIFTWNMLLVLTCLLQLAHLVYQLRQHALPEEFDMLYKQVCQPLQVPPQVYKEIVKCCEEQVLPLAKDQTYAVEGKTSIDRLSFLLSGRVIVSQDGQFLHYVFPYQFLDSPEWESLPPSEEGTFQVTLTAETDCSFITWQRKDLYLLLAKDRYIARLFSVLLGFDISEKLYALNEKFFAKFGLRFDIRLPSLYHVLGPASSDMEVEKEPEESEGPAAPLGHSPTFVQTAPAAPCTVSPPAPPAHLRRPRPDSDLSGEDSTSLVVEDFAELTGSFMDYLSEGEYMK is encoded by the exons ATGAGTTCAAACAGCACCCTCTTGGATCGGATTGTTTTCTACCCAATTTTATGTGAGGGATGGAAGCACTCTATGGAAGGACCAATGTATCACCTTGctggtttcttcctcctcctgggatTCATGGGAGGAAGTGGAACGGTTGGCTCCATCTTCATCTTTGCCTTATTGGCCATTGGCTTCTTCTGTGATGTGCTCTGGGGCTGGCTAGATGCTTGTGGACTAGACATCTTCACTTGGAACATGCTCTTAGTTCTGACCTGTTTGCTTCAGTTGGCTCACCTAGTTTACCAACTCCGTCAACACGCCCTCCCTGAAGAATTCGACATGCTCTACAAGCAAGTGTGCCAGCCTCTGCAAGTGCCACCTCAGGTCTACAAAGAAATTGTCAAGTGTTGCGAGGAACAGGTTTTGCCACTGGCCAAAGACCAGACCTATGCTGTGGAGGGCAAGACGTCAATTGATCGTCTGTCATTCTTGTTGTCTGGCAG GGTTATAGTAAGCCAGGATGGACAATTTCTACATTATGTCTTCCCATATCAATTCCTGGATTCCCCTGAGTGGGAATCACTGCCCCCTTCTGAAGAGGGAACATTTCAG GTAACACTGACAGCAGAGACTGACTGTAGCTTCATCACTTGGCAAAGGAAGGATCTCTACTTGCTCCTGGCAAAGGACCGCTATATTGCCCGCCTCTTCTCAGTTCTCCTCGGCTTTGACATCTCAGAGAAACTATATGCCCTGAATGAAAAGTTTTTTGCTAAATTCGGCTTGCGGTTTGACATCCGCCTTCCCAGCCTCTACCATGTCCTGGGACCTGCCTCTTCCGACATGGAGGTGGAGAAAGAACCAGAGGAAAGCGAGGGTCCAGCAGCGCCTTTGGGCCATTCGCCCACTTTTGTCCAGACAGCTCCTGCGGCCCCTTGCACTGtgtctcctcctgcccctcctgcccATCTCAGGAGACCTCGGCCTGACAGTGACCTGTCTGGTGAGGATTCTACCAGTCTTGTAGTGGAAGATTTTGCTGAGTTGACAGGGTCCTTTATGGACTATTTGAGCGAAGGGGAATATATGAAGTGA
- the POPDC2 gene encoding popeye domain-containing protein 2 isoform X2, with amino-acid sequence MSSNSTLLDRIVFYPILCEGWKHSMEGPMYHLAGFFLLLGFMGGSGTVGSIFIFALLAIGFFCDVLWGWLDACGLDIFTWNMLLVLTCLLQLAHLVYQLRQHALPEEFDMLYKQVCQPLQVPPQVYKEIVKCCEEQVLPLAKDQTYAVEGKTSIDRLSFLLSGRVIVSQDGQFLHYVFPYQFLDSPEWESLPPSEEGTFQVTLTAETDCSFITWQRKDLYLLLAKDRYIARLFSVLLGFDISEKLYALNEKFFAKFGLRFDIRLPSLYHVLGPASSDMEVEKEPEESEGPAAPLGHSPTFVQTAPAAPCTVSPPAPPAHLRRPRPDSDLSASGSLLRSNRQASAERRAPLAPTQTPEL; translated from the exons ATGAGTTCAAACAGCACCCTCTTGGATCGGATTGTTTTCTACCCAATTTTATGTGAGGGATGGAAGCACTCTATGGAAGGACCAATGTATCACCTTGctggtttcttcctcctcctgggatTCATGGGAGGAAGTGGAACGGTTGGCTCCATCTTCATCTTTGCCTTATTGGCCATTGGCTTCTTCTGTGATGTGCTCTGGGGCTGGCTAGATGCTTGTGGACTAGACATCTTCACTTGGAACATGCTCTTAGTTCTGACCTGTTTGCTTCAGTTGGCTCACCTAGTTTACCAACTCCGTCAACACGCCCTCCCTGAAGAATTCGACATGCTCTACAAGCAAGTGTGCCAGCCTCTGCAAGTGCCACCTCAGGTCTACAAAGAAATTGTCAAGTGTTGCGAGGAACAGGTTTTGCCACTGGCCAAAGACCAGACCTATGCTGTGGAGGGCAAGACGTCAATTGATCGTCTGTCATTCTTGTTGTCTGGCAG GGTTATAGTAAGCCAGGATGGACAATTTCTACATTATGTCTTCCCATATCAATTCCTGGATTCCCCTGAGTGGGAATCACTGCCCCCTTCTGAAGAGGGAACATTTCAG GTAACACTGACAGCAGAGACTGACTGTAGCTTCATCACTTGGCAAAGGAAGGATCTCTACTTGCTCCTGGCAAAGGACCGCTATATTGCCCGCCTCTTCTCAGTTCTCCTCGGCTTTGACATCTCAGAGAAACTATATGCCCTGAATGAAAAGTTTTTTGCTAAATTCGGCTTGCGGTTTGACATCCGCCTTCCCAGCCTCTACCATGTCCTGGGACCTGCCTCTTCCGACATGGAGGTGGAGAAAGAACCAGAGGAAAGCGAGGGTCCAGCAGCGCCTTTGGGCCATTCGCCCACTTTTGTCCAGACAGCTCCTGCGGCCCCTTGCACTGtgtctcctcctgcccctcctgcccATCTCAGGAGACCTCGGCCTGACAGTGACCTGTCTG CTTCTGGAAGCCTCCTGAGGAGTAATCGCCAGGCCTCTGCAGAAAGACGAGCCCCTCTGGCTCCTACGCAGACCCCAGAACTCTAG
- the LOC118097874 gene encoding cytochrome c oxidase copper chaperone: MRDSEAMSTLASRDTPGLKSPAAAAEQKPPPSLKPCCACPETKRERDACIIEKGEEHCGALIEAHKECMRALGFKI; encoded by the exons atgcgcgactCGGAAGCCATGTCGACCCTGGCGTCCCGCGACACCCCGGGTCTCAAATCCCCCGCGGCGGCGGCCGAGCAGAAGCCGCCGCCTTCCCTCAagccgtgctgtgcctgcccggaGACGAAGCGGGAGCGCGATGCCTG CATCATCGAAAAAGGAGAAGAACACTGTGGTGCTCTTATTGAGGCCCACAAGGAGTGCATGAGAGCCTTGGGTTTTAAGATATGA